In Syntrophorhabdaceae bacterium, a single window of DNA contains:
- a CDS encoding fumarylacetoacetate hydrolase family protein — MGIEPSKVVAVGLNYRDHARELKMEIPDYPLIFLKPSTSVIGDGDTILYPTQSQELHYEGELGIVMAAQARNVTVGEARSFIAGFTCANDVTARDLQRMDGQWTRAKSFDTFCPLGPRIVGDVDPAALGIMTRVNGEIRQQSTTANMIFNVYDLVSFISGIMTLLPGDVIITGTPPGVGPLFPGDTVEVEIEGIGILKNTVMAMP; from the coding sequence ATGGGCATCGAACCCTCAAAGGTCGTGGCCGTCGGGCTCAATTACAGGGACCACGCCAGGGAACTGAAGATGGAGATTCCCGATTATCCGCTCATCTTCCTGAAGCCGTCCACATCGGTCATCGGTGACGGGGACACCATTCTGTACCCAACCCAGTCTCAGGAACTCCATTACGAAGGAGAACTCGGCATCGTCATGGCTGCACAGGCAAGGAACGTCACCGTCGGCGAGGCACGCAGTTTCATTGCCGGATTCACCTGTGCCAACGACGTCACCGCCAGGGACCTGCAGCGAATGGACGGTCAATGGACAAGGGCGAAATCCTTCGATACCTTCTGTCCCCTCGGGCCGCGGATCGTCGGGGACGTGGACCCGGCTGCCCTCGGGATCATGACGCGCGTAAACGGCGAGATCAGGCAGCAGTCGACAACGGCCAACATGATCTTCAATGTCTATGACCTGGTTTCCTTCATCTCGGGGATAATGACCCTTCTCCCCGGAGATGTGATAATCACGGGAACGCCTCCCGGTGTCGGCCCTCTTTTCCCCGGTGACACCGTTGAAGTGGAGATCGAAGGCATAGGCATCCTGAAGAACACGGTCATGGCCATGCCGTGA
- the metG gene encoding methionine--tRNA ligase subunit beta, whose product MDNIVFDDFIKIDLRVAEIKACEDIEGADKLYKLTIDMGEERLIAAGIKQHYTKEELIGKKIAVVANLEPRKLRGIMSHGMLLAASNEDKSSIVLLTLDKDIPNGSKIS is encoded by the coding sequence ATGGACAACATTGTATTTGACGATTTCATCAAGATCGATCTCAGAGTGGCCGAGATCAAGGCCTGTGAAGATATCGAGGGGGCGGACAAGCTCTACAAACTGACCATCGACATGGGTGAAGAGCGTCTCATTGCCGCCGGGATCAAACAACACTATACGAAGGAAGAGCTCATCGGGAAAAAGATAGCCGTTGTGGCCAATCTCGAGCCCCGCAAGCTCAGGGGCATCATGTCCCACGGGATGCTGCTCGCCGCTTCCAATGAGGATAAGTCTTCCATCGTTCTCCTGACACTGGACAAGGACATACCAAACGGCAGTAAGATATCCTGA
- a CDS encoding Na/Pi cotransporter family protein → MIQYIFTFLAGVALFLLGMLKLSEQMQRVFSSRIREYIRFSVRKPFYGLVMGLVTTILFQSSSATTLLTMGLVSAGLVSFYHSLGILLGADIGTTVTIQLVVWKVTDISPLFLFGGIILYFAGKDRVRTIGEALLYFGTIFYGLSLIGDAAAPLKESPAFTRYFLSTMYPLTGLLIGLVFTGIVQASAIPISMLVILGMQGLISIDNAIPIVIGANIGTTATVLIGSVASDVNGRRTALAHFVFKCVGGLVCMVFLSPFIALLKTAASTIAQQVALGHVLFNFIIAALFIFFLTPFSKAIRRILPGEHGIIPMWPEYLDTKHLGNPDKALVCVRDELKRQIALAQRMLRESLELFVAYRRNQQQNLMYMELVMDNLQAEITKYLWGISSRALSQPLTKKLFAFSSFAYDIERMGDRSVNLGELAEQKSKRRAHFTPAANEELRDIGMLVLENLADTARLVEKKDIQLIRVIVERERRIDVKIKKAIANHLDRFYQKLCIAEAGPIYVDVLVNLEHISDHCRVIAQLTNELEEE, encoded by the coding sequence ATGATCCAGTACATCTTTACTTTCCTGGCTGGCGTCGCCCTTTTCCTCCTGGGCATGCTCAAACTGAGCGAGCAGATGCAGCGGGTGTTCAGTTCCCGGATTCGGGAGTATATCCGTTTTTCTGTCAGGAAACCTTTTTACGGGCTCGTCATGGGGCTCGTCACCACCATTCTCTTTCAGAGCAGCTCGGCGACGACGCTTCTCACAATGGGGCTCGTAAGCGCGGGGCTCGTAAGTTTCTATCATTCTCTGGGTATCTTGCTCGGCGCCGACATCGGGACGACAGTCACCATACAGCTCGTCGTCTGGAAAGTCACGGACATATCGCCCCTTTTCCTCTTCGGTGGGATCATCCTTTATTTTGCCGGCAAAGACCGTGTCAGAACCATCGGTGAGGCCCTTCTCTATTTCGGCACCATATTCTACGGACTGAGCCTCATCGGCGACGCTGCGGCACCACTCAAGGAAAGCCCCGCCTTCACCCGGTATTTCCTCTCGACGATGTACCCCTTGACGGGTCTTCTTATAGGTCTCGTCTTTACGGGGATCGTTCAGGCATCGGCAATCCCCATCAGCATGCTTGTCATACTGGGCATGCAGGGACTCATATCCATAGACAACGCCATCCCGATAGTCATCGGCGCGAACATCGGCACCACGGCGACGGTTCTCATCGGCAGCGTGGCAAGCGATGTCAACGGCAGGCGGACGGCACTCGCACATTTCGTTTTCAAGTGTGTCGGCGGCCTCGTGTGCATGGTGTTCCTGTCCCCATTCATTGCGCTGCTGAAAACGGCTGCGTCGACCATCGCCCAGCAGGTGGCTTTGGGCCATGTCCTTTTCAATTTTATCATCGCGGCCCTCTTTATCTTTTTCCTCACCCCCTTTTCAAAGGCCATCCGCAGGATCCTCCCCGGAGAGCACGGCATCATCCCCATGTGGCCGGAGTACCTCGACACAAAACATCTTGGTAATCCGGACAAGGCCCTTGTCTGCGTCAGAGATGAATTGAAGCGACAGATCGCGCTGGCGCAGAGGATGCTTCGGGAATCGCTGGAACTCTTTGTGGCCTACCGGAGGAACCAGCAGCAGAACCTCATGTACATGGAGCTTGTCATGGACAACCTGCAGGCCGAGATAACAAAATATTTGTGGGGCATATCCTCCCGCGCTCTTTCTCAGCCGCTGACAAAAAAGCTCTTTGCCTTCTCATCCTTTGCCTACGATATTGAGCGCATGGGAGACCGTTCCGTCAATCTCGGCGAACTGGCGGAACAGAAGTCCAAGCGAAGAGCCCACTTCACCCCGGCCGCAAATGAGGAGCTTCGCGACATAGGGATGCTCGTCCTCGAAAACCTGGCCGATACCGCCAGGCTCGTCGAGAAGAAAGACATTCAGCTGATACGCGTCATAGTCGAACGGGAGCGTAGAATAGATGTGAAGATAAAGAAGGCCATCGCCAACCACCTCGACCGGTTCTACCAAAAGCTCTGCATAGCCGAGGCCGGACCCATATACGTGGACGTCCTCGTCAACCTGGAACACATATCGGACCACTGCCGCGTCATCGCCCAGCTCACGAATGAATTGGAAGAAGAATAG
- a CDS encoding heavy-metal-associated domain-containing protein, translating into MAEAKLTIDGMSCQHCVMAVKKALGAVAGVDSSDVQIGSAVVKYDEARASQKDLEAAVEKAGFSVKR; encoded by the coding sequence ATGGCTGAAGCGAAATTAACGATAGACGGCATGAGCTGCCAGCATTGCGTTATGGCGGTCAAGAAGGCCCTCGGTGCCGTCGCCGGGGTTGACTCGAGCGATGTGCAGATTGGAAGCGCCGTGGTCAAATACGATGAAGCCAGGGCGAGTCAGAAGGATCTCGAAGCGGCCGTCGAGAAGGCGGGCTTCTCCGTGAAACGCTGA
- a CDS encoding RlmE family RNA methyltransferase, with amino-acid sequence MARFILKDPFYKKAKQEGFRARSAYKLKEIENKFHLIKKGDTVLDLGCSPGSFLQVLAEMVGEKGTVIGIDILPTPPLPRKNVTAVEADIRETNIQDLLARSSMGAVDTVTCDIAPNLSGVREVDDARIEELFASVLKAVDEGLKPGGHFVIKSFSTSVQKGIAAALEKRFRKVSQFKPAASRSVSSEVFFICTGKK; translated from the coding sequence ATGGCTAGGTTCATCCTTAAAGACCCATTCTACAAGAAGGCGAAGCAGGAAGGCTTTCGGGCAAGAAGCGCCTACAAGCTCAAGGAGATCGAGAACAAGTTCCATCTCATCAAGAAGGGGGATACCGTCCTCGACCTGGGCTGTTCGCCGGGAAGTTTTCTCCAGGTCCTGGCCGAGATGGTCGGCGAAAAGGGAACCGTCATCGGCATCGACATCCTGCCCACACCGCCCCTCCCCCGGAAGAACGTCACCGCCGTCGAGGCGGACATACGCGAAACGAACATACAGGACCTTCTTGCCAGGTCCTCCATGGGGGCCGTCGATACAGTCACCTGCGACATCGCTCCCAACCTGTCCGGCGTGCGTGAGGTGGACGACGCGCGCATAGAAGAACTTTTCGCCTCCGTCCTCAAGGCCGTCGACGAGGGACTAAAGCCCGGGGGCCATTTTGTTATCAAATCCTTCTCAACCAGTGTTCAGAAAGGCATCGCGGCGGCTCTCGAGAAACGCTTCCGCAAGGTATCACAGTTCAAGCCCGCCGCCTCACGAAGCGTAAGCTCGGAAGTGTTCTTCATATGCACCGGGAAGAAATGA
- a CDS encoding AMP-binding protein, which yields MNRERSFLRAVFEKSARAIFKTYFSVVHRIKVEGRENLPRGFDKLIVISNHASLLDGIILWTYIDVDLKILVNRGRARELLLRPFMQNSYTVQIDTLNPYSLKGIIDEVNRGAALLVFPEGRVTRTGNLMKIYEGAGFVAYKTGANILPVHLGNTYETIFAKKRPGRKIFAPITLTIGAMRPSIDLDRFQPHDRKREAARAIYGMLCEMFYQAHYRPSTLGREFIRICKKRGSKPFFKDATGVEVSYRKALVGGLILGEKLSFHEGENTGVLLPNLVATALVIYGLLAFRKVPVLLNYSSGPKALRHAMDLAGCKTIVTSRTFLERVKIDPGLFEGARIVYLEDLKQTIGTGDKVRALTRAFFPGRLARMSREEHGRTAAILFTSGSEGVPKGVCLSHENIIANIWQALSCIDVGANDYFLNALPVFHSFGLTIGVFLPLFAGARSFLYVSPLHYRIVPEIAYEEGCTILVGTNIFLNGYSRRAHPYDFYSMRYVFCGAEALSEAVFERYAKVFGIRVMSGYGATECAPIVCMNSALENKHGSVGKVLPGLEYKVVPVEGIDSKEGHTGRLFVKGRNVMMGYLHNEAANHKYLVEDGGWYDTGDIVEVDDSGFVTIVGRLKRFSKIGGEMISLTAIEEALAGIFGERGELAVMAVADERKGERLVLVTNARDADLKSVRDALREKGHSDLAFPRDIIYMKELPKLGTGKPDYVTIEKIITNDQISITK from the coding sequence ATGAACAGGGAACGCAGTTTCTTAAGGGCGGTCTTCGAGAAGAGCGCGCGGGCCATATTCAAGACTTATTTCAGCGTTGTCCACAGGATCAAGGTCGAAGGACGCGAAAACCTTCCCCGCGGTTTCGACAAGCTTATCGTCATATCGAACCATGCCAGCCTGCTCGACGGCATCATCCTCTGGACCTATATCGATGTGGACCTCAAGATCCTTGTCAACCGGGGAAGGGCACGGGAACTGCTGCTGCGGCCCTTTATGCAGAACAGCTATACGGTGCAGATCGACACCCTTAATCCCTATTCCCTTAAGGGGATCATCGACGAGGTTAACCGTGGCGCGGCGCTCCTCGTTTTTCCTGAAGGACGCGTCACAAGGACGGGCAACCTCATGAAGATCTATGAAGGCGCCGGTTTTGTCGCATACAAAACAGGAGCGAATATCCTCCCCGTGCACCTCGGCAACACCTACGAGACCATCTTTGCAAAAAAACGCCCGGGGAGGAAGATATTTGCCCCCATAACCCTGACCATAGGCGCGATGCGCCCTTCCATCGACCTCGACCGCTTCCAGCCGCACGACAGGAAACGCGAGGCGGCGCGGGCGATCTATGGGATGCTCTGCGAGATGTTCTACCAGGCACACTACCGGCCTTCCACGCTTGGCCGTGAGTTCATCCGCATCTGCAAAAAAAGGGGTTCGAAACCGTTCTTCAAGGATGCGACGGGGGTCGAAGTGAGCTATCGCAAGGCCCTTGTGGGAGGGCTTATCCTGGGAGAGAAGCTTTCATTCCATGAGGGAGAGAACACAGGCGTTCTTCTGCCCAACCTTGTGGCCACGGCGCTCGTCATCTATGGACTTCTGGCGTTCCGAAAGGTTCCCGTCCTTCTTAACTATTCCAGCGGTCCAAAAGCCTTGCGGCATGCGATGGACCTTGCCGGCTGCAAGACTATTGTCACGTCCCGGACATTCCTCGAACGAGTGAAGATCGATCCCGGCCTCTTCGAGGGCGCCCGTATCGTCTATCTCGAGGACCTGAAGCAGACGATCGGTACGGGCGACAAAGTTCGGGCGCTGACGAGGGCCTTCTTTCCCGGCAGGCTTGCACGGATGTCGCGCGAAGAGCATGGTCGAACGGCCGCTATTCTTTTCACCTCGGGATCGGAAGGCGTGCCGAAAGGCGTGTGCCTGTCCCACGAGAACATCATAGCCAACATATGGCAGGCCCTCTCATGCATAGATGTGGGTGCCAACGATTATTTCCTTAATGCTCTCCCCGTATTCCACAGTTTCGGACTCACGATCGGGGTCTTCCTGCCCCTTTTCGCGGGAGCACGCTCCTTCCTGTATGTAAGCCCGCTCCATTACCGCATCGTCCCCGAGATCGCCTACGAGGAAGGATGCACCATCCTTGTGGGAACGAACATCTTCCTCAACGGCTACTCCCGAAGGGCGCACCCTTACGATTTTTACAGCATGCGCTACGTATTCTGCGGAGCCGAGGCGTTGAGCGAGGCGGTCTTCGAACGTTACGCAAAGGTCTTCGGCATACGGGTAATGTCCGGTTATGGCGCCACGGAATGCGCGCCCATCGTCTGCATGAACAGCGCCCTCGAGAATAAGCATGGCAGTGTCGGTAAGGTGCTTCCCGGTCTTGAATACAAGGTGGTTCCCGTCGAGGGAATAGATTCCAAAGAGGGGCATACGGGTCGTCTCTTCGTGAAGGGCAGGAACGTCATGATGGGGTATCTCCACAACGAGGCCGCGAACCACAAGTACCTTGTGGAGGACGGCGGCTGGTACGACACGGGCGACATCGTGGAGGTGGACGACAGCGGTTTTGTGACGATTGTGGGGAGGCTCAAGCGCTTCTCCAAAATAGGCGGCGAGATGATATCCCTTACGGCCATAGAGGAGGCCCTTGCCGGCATATTCGGCGAGCGAGGGGAACTTGCCGTCATGGCCGTCGCCGACGAGCGCAAGGGAGAGCGGCTTGTCCTCGTGACGAACGCCAGGGACGCAGACCTTAAGAGCGTCCGCGATGCCCTTCGCGAAAAAGGCCATTCAGACCTGGCCTTCCCCCGTGATATCATCTACATGAAGGAACTGCCGAAGCTCGGAACAGGCAAGCCGGATTATGTGACAATAGAGAAGATAATAACCAATGACCAAATTTCAATAACCAAATAA
- a CDS encoding MarR family transcriptional regulator — protein MGLTDELGLDRPVETVEHESLLNIIYTGTMIARAAFRYFQGHKLTDAQFNVLVQLKYSDGRALSQAALGRRLVVNKADMTGIIDRLERTGLVVRSAHPNDRRVKMIRMTGEGEKAVNLLEPGYLNGVGLLMSGISQADLRRLNRTLEKVRRNAKERLMPRGGGER, from the coding sequence ATGGGTCTTACAGACGAACTGGGGCTCGATCGGCCTGTCGAGACCGTGGAGCATGAAAGCCTGTTGAATATCATCTATACGGGGACCATGATCGCCAGGGCGGCCTTCAGGTATTTCCAGGGGCACAAGCTTACCGACGCCCAGTTCAACGTCCTTGTCCAGCTCAAGTATTCCGACGGAAGGGCTCTTTCGCAGGCTGCGCTGGGCAGGCGCCTGGTTGTCAACAAGGCCGATATGACGGGGATCATTGACAGGCTCGAGAGGACGGGCCTTGTGGTGCGCTCCGCCCACCCCAATGACCGGCGCGTGAAGATGATCAGGATGACCGGGGAAGGCGAAAAAGCGGTCAACCTTCTGGAGCCGGGCTATCTCAACGGGGTAGGGCTCTTGATGTCCGGCATATCCCAGGCGGACCTGAGACGGCTCAACAGGACACTCGAGAAGGTACGGCGCAACGCGAAAGAAAGGCTGATGCCCCGGGGCGGGGGAGAGAGATGA
- a CDS encoding DUF362 domain-containing protein, translating into MARDVSFKTGRRTPTLFKLLKDRYTKDGIDGGYIASKWEEWGKNSSIAVFRAVKNNRVVGWIFYDKKTSTVEEILTESTWKGKDPRPAMLDTLISRESLVAASLLKADQEKYALLLEYGFRPTLFPSRNGYDLVKMELSTSVLMKKTGTGKPFHTYRKKERVAIEKVPPTQTYDEIKRGVAGLIDKLGGLRKFVKPGQSVAIKPNVVSDHGYKDGKVVGGIVTDIRVVKALTEIVLGLASHVYIAEGSSINRSATSKMFSHYGYEEIVALDPAKVSLIDLNTDRLLEKQVPGCKRMSSRKIPATLEMVDVIISVPVMKIHFAAISSLAIKNLQGAVPPIEKYMSHFFGLWQSLVNIHHLVKPKLIIIDGLTGLEDFGPVSGTPKKMDVLVGGTNPVAVDSVAMQIMGLEPRTSPPVFLAWMQGLGPIEKNKINIVGASVEEVARPFFQPPIDVSGGAFLEIHSDEACPGCKGYLHFVLSKLRRPDPSDPSRSIIDRPFPKKVNIWLGPTSPGVNPDEVNIFLGVCQQHNAGSGTHLPGCPPHAEVLTNGIFGLFPDIERPKYADETEESKLGKMLEDILQKL; encoded by the coding sequence ATGGCAAGAGACGTATCTTTCAAGACGGGCAGGCGCACACCTACCCTTTTCAAGCTTCTTAAGGACCGCTACACGAAAGATGGCATCGATGGAGGTTATATCGCCTCCAAATGGGAGGAATGGGGTAAGAACTCCTCCATCGCCGTATTCCGTGCCGTCAAGAACAACAGGGTCGTGGGATGGATCTTCTACGACAAGAAGACCAGCACCGTCGAGGAAATACTCACCGAAAGCACATGGAAAGGCAAGGATCCCCGCCCTGCCATGCTCGATACCCTCATCTCACGCGAAAGCCTGGTAGCTGCCTCTCTTTTGAAGGCGGACCAGGAAAAATATGCTCTTCTTCTCGAATACGGCTTCAGGCCTACCCTTTTCCCCAGCCGCAACGGTTACGACCTCGTTAAGATGGAATTGAGCACATCGGTGCTCATGAAGAAAACGGGGACGGGAAAGCCCTTCCACACGTACCGAAAAAAGGAACGCGTCGCCATTGAAAAGGTGCCCCCCACCCAGACGTATGACGAGATCAAAAGGGGTGTTGCAGGTCTCATAGACAAGCTCGGTGGATTGCGAAAGTTCGTCAAACCCGGACAGAGCGTCGCCATCAAGCCGAACGTTGTGAGCGACCACGGCTACAAGGACGGGAAGGTCGTGGGCGGCATCGTCACCGATATCCGTGTCGTCAAGGCGCTTACCGAGATCGTCCTCGGCCTCGCATCACACGTCTACATTGCCGAAGGGTCTTCGATCAACCGCAGTGCGACGTCAAAGATGTTCAGCCATTACGGCTATGAAGAGATCGTGGCGCTTGATCCCGCGAAGGTCAGCCTCATCGACCTGAACACCGACAGGCTCCTGGAAAAGCAGGTCCCGGGGTGCAAAAGAATGTCATCCCGGAAGATCCCCGCAACGCTGGAGATGGTCGATGTCATCATCAGCGTCCCCGTGATGAAGATCCATTTCGCCGCCATTTCCTCCCTCGCCATAAAGAACCTCCAGGGGGCTGTACCCCCCATCGAGAAATACATGTCCCATTTCTTCGGCCTGTGGCAAAGCCTCGTAAATATCCATCATCTCGTCAAACCCAAACTGATCATCATAGACGGTCTGACCGGCCTCGAGGACTTCGGGCCCGTGTCGGGAACACCCAAGAAAATGGACGTTCTCGTAGGAGGCACAAATCCTGTTGCCGTCGATTCCGTCGCCATGCAGATCATGGGGCTTGAACCCAGGACGTCTCCCCCCGTGTTCCTTGCCTGGATGCAGGGACTGGGGCCTATCGAGAAGAACAAGATCAACATCGTCGGCGCCTCCGTGGAAGAAGTGGCGCGCCCTTTTTTCCAGCCCCCGATAGACGTCAGCGGCGGCGCCTTCCTCGAGATCCATTCCGACGAGGCGTGCCCCGGCTGCAAGGGATATCTTCATTTCGTTCTTTCCAAGCTCCGAAGACCGGACCCATCCGACCCCAGCCGGTCCATTATTGACAGGCCCTTCCCTAAAAAGGTCAACATCTGGCTTGGTCCAACCTCACCAGGGGTCAACCCTGACGAGGTAAATATCTTCCTCGGCGTCTGCCAGCAGCACAATGCGGGGTCCGGCACACATCTGCCCGGATGTCCTCCCCATGCCGAGGTGCTGACAAATGGTATCTTCGGCCTTTTCCCCGACATCGAACGCCCGAAATACGCCGACGAGACAGAGGAATCAAAACTGGGAAAGATGCTCGAGGATATACTCCAGAAGCTTTGA
- a CDS encoding methylenetetrahydrofolate reductase C-terminal domain-containing protein yields MIVADRKPFDEIIGMVAPCERILLIGCNECATVCAVGGAKEGALLASQIRMRRHTEGRPIEVDEKTLERQCDPEYVNALAGTMDGYDAILSIACGCGIQLIAETYPGKRVLPGVNTRFMGITEEHGIWAERCQGCGNCVLDRTCGICPITRCAKSILNGPCGGSQDGKCELRNDTPCAWQLIIDRLGALGELDRYGEIEKPRDWSSSRDGGPRRRVREDMRI; encoded by the coding sequence ATGATCGTTGCCGACCGCAAGCCTTTCGATGAGATCATTGGGATGGTCGCGCCCTGCGAGAGGATACTTCTTATCGGGTGCAACGAATGCGCCACTGTCTGTGCCGTGGGGGGCGCGAAAGAGGGAGCTCTCCTTGCGTCGCAGATCCGCATGAGAAGACACACAGAGGGACGACCCATCGAGGTCGATGAGAAAACCCTCGAGCGCCAGTGTGACCCGGAGTACGTGAACGCACTCGCCGGGACAATGGACGGGTACGACGCAATCCTGTCCATCGCCTGCGGTTGCGGTATCCAGCTTATCGCCGAAACCTACCCGGGCAAGAGGGTTCTGCCCGGTGTCAATACCCGCTTCATGGGCATTACCGAGGAACATGGAATATGGGCGGAGCGATGCCAGGGATGCGGAAACTGCGTTCTCGACAGGACATGCGGGATATGCCCCATCACGAGGTGCGCGAAGAGTATTCTGAATGGTCCCTGCGGTGGTTCGCAAGACGGCAAATGCGAGCTTCGCAACGACACACCCTGCGCCTGGCAGCTCATCATCGACAGGCTTGGGGCCCTCGGAGAGCTTGACAGGTACGGCGAGATCGAAAAGCCCCGGGATTGGTCCTCATCCCGTGACGGAGGACCCCGCAGGAGGGTGAGAGAGGACATGAGGATATGA
- a CDS encoding methylenetetrahydrofolate reductase: MTAPDNLEKVLSRGHFAVTAECGPPRGADPESIRRKGGYLKGSVDAVNVTDNQTAVVRMSSMAACLILKEAGLEPILQMTVRDRNRIALQSDILGAAALGIRNILCLSGDHQSFGDHPGAKNVHDIDSVQLVDTVRTMRDEGRFLGGDEIKGRPELFIGCVENPFADPFEIRALRLAKKIKAGARFVQTQCIFNVEKFARWMAMVRDLGLHEKAFVLAGITPMKSPGMARYMKNSVPGMDVPDHLVERMASVPKERHREEGIAICLETIEEVKAIEGVAGIHIMAIEWEEIVPDIVRGAGLKTRPQEP; this comes from the coding sequence ATGACAGCGCCGGACAACCTGGAGAAGGTCCTCAGCAGGGGACATTTTGCGGTCACGGCGGAATGCGGCCCGCCGAGAGGGGCCGACCCGGAAAGCATCCGCAGGAAAGGCGGATATCTCAAGGGGTCCGTCGACGCCGTGAACGTTACCGATAATCAGACGGCCGTTGTCCGCATGTCGAGCATGGCGGCGTGCCTCATTCTCAAGGAAGCCGGGTTAGAGCCAATACTGCAGATGACCGTCCGCGACCGCAACCGCATAGCCCTTCAAAGCGACATCCTCGGCGCCGCCGCGCTGGGAATCAGGAATATCCTGTGCCTCAGCGGCGACCACCAGTCATTCGGCGACCACCCCGGCGCAAAGAACGTCCATGACATAGACTCCGTTCAACTCGTGGACACGGTGCGCACCATGCGCGACGAAGGAAGGTTCCTCGGCGGCGATGAGATCAAGGGCAGGCCGGAGCTCTTCATCGGCTGCGTCGAAAATCCCTTCGCGGACCCTTTCGAGATAAGGGCGCTGAGGCTTGCAAAAAAGATCAAGGCGGGGGCGCGTTTCGTCCAGACGCAGTGCATTTTCAACGTCGAGAAATTTGCCCGATGGATGGCGATGGTCCGAGATCTCGGTCTTCACGAAAAGGCCTTTGTCCTTGCCGGGATCACCCCCATGAAGTCGCCGGGAATGGCACGATACATGAAGAATTCTGTTCCGGGGATGGATGTCCCCGATCACCTTGTGGAGCGCATGGCCTCCGTTCCGAAAGAGCGCCATCGGGAAGAAGGTATCGCGATCTGTCTTGAAACCATTGAGGAGGTCAAAGCCATCGAGGGCGTGGCGGGAATACACATCATGGCCATCGAATGGGAAGAGATCGTCCCCGATATCGTCAGGGGCGCAGGCCTCAAGACAAGACCGCAGGAGCCCTGA
- the rsmA gene encoding 16S rRNA (adenine(1518)-N(6)/adenine(1519)-N(6))-dimethyltransferase RsmA codes for MLKKRFSQNLIKDGNILRKMVALAGIVPGDTVVEIGAGRGDLTRAIASCAARVIAIELDRDMIPYLETVARASSNIEIVPGDILSVDIAQFAREHTVKVMGNIPYGITGPIVFKLIDERRSIESAFLTVQKEIGERITANPGTRAYGSLSVVLQLVAHVRVLMRLKPQVFIPPPKVESIYFAMRFRDDAGDVDDALIAFIRGAFSHKRKFMRHALLERCTGAEVEALYEKMTFPRSVRAETLEPGIFRRMFEVMKEVKGEE; via the coding sequence ATGCTGAAAAAGCGGTTTTCACAAAATCTCATAAAGGATGGCAACATCCTGCGGAAGATGGTTGCCCTCGCCGGGATCGTCCCCGGGGACACGGTGGTGGAGATAGGCGCCGGACGGGGTGACCTGACGCGGGCCATCGCCTCGTGCGCCGCGCGGGTCATCGCCATCGAGCTCGACCGTGACATGATTCCCTACCTGGAGACGGTTGCACGGGCATCTTCCAACATCGAGATCGTCCCCGGCGATATACTGTCCGTTGATATCGCCCAATTTGCCCGGGAGCACACCGTCAAGGTGATGGGCAACATCCCTTACGGGATCACGGGGCCCATTGTTTTTAAGCTCATCGATGAAAGAAGGTCCATCGAGAGCGCCTTCCTTACGGTGCAGAAGGAAATAGGTGAACGGATAACAGCGAATCCCGGGACGAGGGCATATGGGTCCTTGTCGGTGGTCCTGCAACTCGTCGCCCATGTCAGGGTTCTCATGCGCCTCAAACCGCAGGTTTTCATCCCGCCGCCGAAGGTGGAAAGCATCTACTTCGCCATGCGTTTCCGTGACGATGCAGGGGATGTCGATGACGCCCTTATCGCATTCATTCGCGGTGCCTTCAGCCACAAGCGGAAATTCATGCGCCACGCCCTCCTGGAGCGCTGCACCGGAGCTGAGGTGGAAGCCCTCTACGAAAAAATGACCTTTCCCCGCTCTGTCAGGGCCGAAACCCTCGAACCTGGGATCTTCCGCAGGATGTTCGAAGTGATGAAGGAAGTGAAGGGTGAGGAGTGA